A stretch of Clostridia bacterium DNA encodes these proteins:
- a CDS encoding ATP-binding cassette domain-containing protein, with protein MAPVIEVDQLTRTFGEITAVDHIAFTVEEGEIFGFLGPNGAGKSTTIQMLATLLAPTSGTARLAGFDVRRQAMDVRKQIGIVFQDPSLDSRLTAEENLRFHARLYGVPADVYRKRSDEVLDMMGLKDRRQSLVSTFSGGMKRRLEIARGLLHRPRVLFLDEPTVGLDPQTRAAIWDYVKRLRDETGITIFMTTHYLDEAEHCDRIAIIDHGRIVALDTPAALKRGLGGDVIYLRGPDLPGLAARLKQEFGLDAEHAEGRLVIRTADAASLAPRILAAVGSGVESLEIKQPTLDDVFLSLTGRAIRDEEASQMDSFRAHARMWRNRR; from the coding sequence TTGGCACCCGTCATCGAAGTCGACCAGCTCACCCGCACGTTCGGCGAGATCACGGCCGTCGACCACATCGCCTTCACCGTGGAGGAGGGCGAGATCTTCGGCTTCCTCGGCCCCAACGGCGCCGGCAAGTCGACGACGATCCAGATGCTCGCCACCCTGTTGGCGCCCACGTCCGGGACGGCCCGCCTGGCCGGCTTCGACGTGCGCCGCCAGGCGATGGACGTCCGCAAGCAGATCGGGATCGTGTTCCAGGACCCCTCGCTGGACAGCCGGCTCACCGCCGAGGAAAACCTTCGCTTCCACGCGCGTCTCTACGGCGTGCCCGCCGACGTCTACCGGAAGCGGTCAGACGAGGTGCTGGACATGATGGGCCTCAAGGACCGGCGCCAGTCGCTCGTCTCGACCTTCTCCGGCGGCATGAAGCGGCGGTTGGAGATCGCCCGCGGCCTGCTCCACCGGCCGCGCGTGCTCTTTCTCGACGAGCCCACCGTGGGCCTGGACCCGCAGACGCGCGCCGCCATCTGGGATTACGTAAAGCGCCTGCGCGACGAAACCGGCATCACCATCTTCATGACGACGCACTACCTCGACGAGGCCGAGCACTGCGACCGCATCGCCATCATCGACCACGGCAGGATCGTCGCCCTCGACACGCCGGCGGCCCTGAAGCGCGGGCTGGGCGGCGACGTCATCTACCTGCGGGGCCCGGACCTCCCCGGTCTCGCCGCGCGCCTGAAGCAGGAGTTCGGCCTGGACGCCGAGCACGCCGAGGGCCGCCTGGTGATTCGCACCGCCGACGCCGCGAGCCTGGCGCCGCGCATCCTCGCCGCGGTGGGATCAGGTGTGGAAAGCCTGGAAATCAAGCAGCCCACGCTGGACGACGTCTTCCTCTCCCTCACCGGCCGCGCCATCCGGGACGAGGAGGCGTCGCAGATGGATTCGTTCCGCGCGCACGCGCGCATGTGGAGGAACCGCCGATGA
- a CDS encoding DinB family protein gives MSSLLDPAALLEVLEGNRRLTLRTIEAFPEDKLFTYRPVEPLRPFAAMVKEILDLEDGYVRGIATGEWTTQDTCAGVQTKSDLLAACERVRARTRELWQRLTVERLLTVEPDPFWGGPPQSHFERMLYTLENEIHHRGQGFIYLRLLGVEPPQFYER, from the coding sequence ATGTCGTCCCTGCTGGATCCCGCCGCGCTGCTTGAAGTCCTTGAGGGCAATCGCCGCTTGACGCTGCGCACGATCGAAGCGTTTCCCGAGGACAAGCTGTTCACCTACCGCCCCGTGGAGCCGCTGCGCCCGTTCGCCGCGATGGTGAAGGAGATTTTAGACCTCGAAGACGGCTACGTCCGCGGCATCGCCACCGGCGAGTGGACCACGCAGGACACATGCGCAGGTGTTCAAACGAAGTCGGACCTGCTCGCCGCATGCGAGCGTGTGCGGGCTCGCACCCGGGAACTCTGGCAGCGCCTGACCGTGGAACGGCTGTTGACCGTCGAGCCGGACCCGTTCTGGGGAGGCCCGCCGCAGAGCCACTTCGAGAGGATGCTCTACACCCTGGAGAACGAGATCCATCACCGGGGGCAGGGATTCATCTATCTGCGGCTGCTGGGCGTGGAGCCGCCGCAGTTCTACGAACGGTGA
- a CDS encoding ABC transporter permease, translating into MMSGLNTMYTIWLREIWRFIRERERIVGMIGQPLLYLLIIGRGISATMGIRGAPAGLDYVTFMYPGIVGMSILFTSVFSAVSVIWDREFGFLKEVLVAPVPRWAVALGKALGGATVTTLQTVILLVLAPFAGIRLTLGGVAEMLAMAFLLSLALTSFGLAIASRMTSMQGFQMFMNFLIMPLFFLSGAMFPLTDRVPAWMRALMHFDPLTYGVDALRHALYSGPVLEVMRAAQLVRFNLWTDVAVLAGLSLVLAAVGTMAFSRAS; encoded by the coding sequence ATGATGTCCGGACTCAACACCATGTACACGATCTGGCTGCGGGAGATCTGGCGATTCATCCGGGAGCGGGAGCGCATCGTCGGCATGATCGGCCAGCCCCTCCTGTACCTCCTGATCATCGGCAGGGGCATCTCCGCCACCATGGGAATCCGCGGGGCGCCGGCCGGGCTGGACTACGTGACGTTCATGTATCCGGGCATCGTGGGCATGTCCATCCTGTTCACCTCGGTGTTCTCGGCCGTCAGCGTCATCTGGGACCGCGAGTTCGGCTTCCTAAAGGAGGTTCTGGTGGCGCCGGTGCCGCGTTGGGCGGTGGCGCTGGGGAAGGCCCTGGGCGGCGCGACGGTCACGACGCTCCAGACGGTGATCCTGCTCGTCCTCGCGCCGTTCGCCGGCATCCGCCTGACGCTCGGCGGCGTCGCCGAGATGCTGGCCATGGCCTTTCTGCTGTCGCTCGCGCTGACGTCGTTCGGGCTGGCCATCGCGTCGCGGATGACGAGCATGCAGGGCTTCCAGATGTTCATGAACTTCCTCATCATGCCGCTCTTCTTCCTGAGCGGCGCGATGTTCCCGTTGACCGACCGCGTCCCCGCGTGGATGCGGGCGCTCATGCACTTCGATCCGCTGACGTACGGCGTCGACGCGCTGCGGCACGCGCTGTACTCCGGGCCTGTGCTTGAAGTGATGCGCGCCGCGCAGCTCGTGCGCTTCAACCTTTGGACGGACGTGGCCGTGCTGGCCGGGCTCTCCTTGGTGCTGGCCGCGGTGGGCACCATGGCGTTCTCGCGGGCGTCGTAA
- a CDS encoding helix-turn-helix transcriptional regulator, producing MCGGGPRAADEVVLEVTGLQPPPGLDAPLRRARHLQFVPCLHLGSYMSITRAGLGWAPPGRVADRFRVFYEPLPATSGRSEARRDTRGTSAGRIAAPPSKGVVAAQGTDPSAGLQVLDLGNLVPALEALGDATRVAMLQLLRRGGEMFAGQVAEALRLHPSTVSRHFAQLEAAGLVRVRREGNVKYYRLERERLRAVARVLEQELG from the coding sequence GTGTGCGGGGGAGGCCCGCGCGCTGCCGACGAGGTCGTTCTCGAGGTGACGGGCCTGCAACCCCCGCCCGGCCTGGACGCGCCGCTGCGTCGCGCGCGGCACCTGCAGTTCGTGCCCTGCCTTCACCTTGGCAGTTATATGTCCATCACCCGCGCCGGCCTTGGCTGGGCGCCGCCCGGTCGGGTTGCCGACCGGTTCCGCGTCTTCTACGAGCCCCTGCCCGCGACATCGGGTCGCTCCGAGGCACGCCGCGACACGCGTGGGACGTCGGCCGGACGGATCGCAGCGCCGCCGTCCAAAGGCGTGGTTGCGGCCCAGGGAACGGACCCCTCCGCGGGCCTGCAGGTGCTCGATCTCGGCAACCTGGTTCCCGCTCTGGAAGCATTGGGCGACGCCACCCGCGTCGCCATGCTGCAACTGTTGCGCAGGGGAGGTGAGATGTTCGCCGGCCAGGTCGCCGAGGCGCTGCGCCTGCACCCGAGCACCGTCTCTCGCCATTTCGCGCAACTTGAGGCGGCCGGCCTTGTGCGGGTGCGGAGAGAAGGCAACGTGAAGTACTACCGCCTCGAACGGGAGCGGTTGCGGGCCGTGGCCCGCGTGCTGGAGCAAGAGCTGGGTTAA